A single window of Nicotiana sylvestris chromosome 5, ASM39365v2, whole genome shotgun sequence DNA harbors:
- the LOC104214345 gene encoding protein kinase G11A-like → MLTSLVHEDTDLSPSPTISSATLEVEEVRLSVNSEVETTIYNAHTSISYSIKPHATSNDPCWNAMRRVQTEVASLSLDDFSFIQKVGSGDIGSVYLVELKGNKGCLFAAKVMDKEELVTRSKEGRAKTEREILEMLDHPFLPTLYTTLDTDKWSLLLTEFCPGGDLHVLRQRQPEKRFDEAAVRFYTSEVVVALEYLHMMGIIYRDLKPENVLVRSDGHIMLTDFDLSLKCDDSTVMPQLVQERSPKLDHNSNDQSSNNSPPYNSSSCILPNCIVPHVSCLYSKHRQRRRRTIRRRFRMVAEPIEARSMSFVGTHEYLAPEIVSGEGHGNAVDWWTLGIFIYELLYGVTPFRGLDNEFTLSNIVARPFEFPKEPMVPTTAKDLITQLLVKDPTMRMGSTMGATTIKQHPFFDGVNWALLRCTTPPHIPQYFKTRDFVSSYDNCDDYVDYY, encoded by the exons ATGTTAACATCTCTGGTCCACGAGGACACTGACTTGTCGCCATCTCCAACCATTAGCTCCGCCACGTTAGAGGTGGAAGAAGTCCGTCTTAGCGTGAACTCGGAGGTGGAAACAACCATATACAATGCTCATACTTCCATTTCATACTCCATAAAGCCCCATGCAACGTCTAACGATCCATGTTGGAACGCCATGCGTCGTGTCCAGACAGAAGTCGCGAGTTTGAGCCTTGATGATTTTAGCTTCATTCAAAAAGTTGGGAGTGGTGACATTGGTTCTGTTTATCTTGTTGAATTAAAGGGAAATAAAGGGTGTTTATTTGCAGCTAAAGTGATGGATAAGGAAGAATTGGTTACTAGGAGTAAAGAAGGTAGAGCTAAGACAGAAAGAGAAATATTGGAAATGTTGGACCACCCTTTTTTGCCTACCCTTTATACAACGTTGGACACTGATAAATGGTCTCTTTTGTTGACTGAATTTTGTCCTGGTGGTGATCTTCATGTTCTCCGGCAACGGCAGCCGGAAAAAAGATTTGATGAAGCCGCCGTCCG GTTCTACACATCAGAAGTGGTGGTTGCTTTAGAGTATTTACACATGATGGGGATAATTTATCGTGATTTAAAGCCTGAAAATGTGTTAGTAAGATCAGATGGTCATATTATGTTAACTGATTTTGATCTCTCATTAAAATGTGACGATTCAACAGTAATGCCTCAGCTTGTTCAAGAAAGAAGTCCAAAATTAGATCATAATTCAAATGATCAATCCTCCAATAATTCACCTCCATATAATTCTTCGTCGTGCATTCTGCCAAATTGTATCGTGCCACATGTCTCGTGCTTGTACTCTAAACACaggcaaagaagaagaagaacgatTCGACGGCGGTTCAGGATGGTAGCAGAGCCAATCGAGGCACGATCAATGTCATTTGTTGGGACCCACGAGTACTTGGCCCCAGAAATTGTATCAGGGGAAGGCCATGGCAATGCAGTGGATTGGTGGACACTAGGGATTTTCATATATGAATTGCTATATGGTGTGACGCCTTTTAGAGGACTTGACAATGAATTCACCCTTTCAAACATTGTGGCTCGACCCTTTGAGTTCCCTAAGGAACCAATGGTTCCAACCACGGCTAAGGACTTGATCACCCAACTTTTGGTTAAGGACCCTACCATGAGAATGGGGTCCACAATGGGGGCCACAACAATCAAACAACATCCTTTCTTTGATGGTGTGAATTGGGCACTCTTGAGATGTACTACCCCACCTCATATTCCCCAATATTTCAAAACTAGAGACTTTGTCTCATCTTATGATAATTGTGATGATTATGTTGATTATTATTAA